One genomic region from Muriicola soli encodes:
- a CDS encoding VOC family protein — translation MESNMVGWFEIPVTDMERAKTFYEAVFDVQIHLRDLHELKMGLFPFAEGKSGASGALVKHSDFYHPSSSKGPLLYFSCRDVQEQLDKIEKAGGQILQAKKMISEDTGYMALFTDTEGNRMALHSRH, via the coding sequence ATGGAATCAAACATGGTAGGATGGTTTGAAATTCCGGTTACAGACATGGAAAGGGCTAAAACGTTCTATGAAGCTGTTTTTGATGTTCAAATACACCTGCGGGATCTTCACGAGTTAAAGATGGGGTTGTTTCCTTTTGCTGAAGGAAAATCAGGAGCTTCAGGAGCTCTTGTAAAGCACTCAGATTTTTACCACCCGAGTTCCTCAAAAGGGCCTCTGCTTTATTTTTCCTGCCGTGATGTACAAGAACAGCTCGATAAGATCGAGAAAGCCGGAGGACAGATTCTTCAGGCCAAAAAAATGATTAGTGAGGATACAGGATATATGGCCTTATTCACGGATACAGAAGGAAACAGGATGGCCCTTCATTCAAGGCATTAA
- a CDS encoding SRPBCC family protein codes for MYTALYILLVLAAVILILAIIAPKTYDVNRSVVISKPRNEVFEYLKYLKNMDHWSPWAKKDPDMLKKFTGTDGEVGAVSYWNGNKEVGEGEQEITNIVPGERIDGELRFMKPWKSQSDCYLVLEDAEERSTKVTWGFKGKNKFPMSIMMLFMNMDKMVGKDFEEGLSSLKTQLE; via the coding sequence ATGTATACTGCACTCTACATCCTGCTCGTGTTGGCAGCCGTCATTCTTATTCTTGCCATCATTGCTCCCAAGACTTACGACGTGAATCGCTCGGTCGTAATTTCAAAACCTAGAAATGAAGTATTTGAATACCTTAAATACCTTAAAAATATGGACCACTGGTCTCCGTGGGCAAAAAAAGACCCCGATATGTTAAAGAAATTTACCGGAACCGATGGGGAAGTTGGGGCGGTGAGCTATTGGAACGGTAACAAGGAAGTTGGTGAAGGGGAACAAGAAATCACAAATATAGTTCCCGGGGAACGAATCGACGGAGAATTGCGTTTTATGAAACCCTGGAAGTCCCAGTCCGACTGCTACCTTGTTCTGGAGGATGCCGAAGAAAGAAGCACTAAGGTAACCTGGGGATTTAAAGGAAAGAACAAATTTCCCATGAGTATCATGATGCTTTTTATGAATATGGATAAAATGGTGGGAAAAGATTTTGAAGAGGGATTATCCTCTCTGAAGACACAATTAGAATAA
- a CDS encoding RNA polymerase sigma factor, whose protein sequence is MTQSEFLNVVMPFKDKLYRLAKRLLVSSEEAEDATQEILMKLWSKKKRIGAYRNVEAFAMTMTKNFCLDRLKSKQSGNLKLVHSNYADNQSSLQNEVEVHDSVEWVERIMESLPDQQKMVLQLRDIEAYSYEEISEMLDMKPTAVRVALSRARKTVREQLVEKHNYGIS, encoded by the coding sequence ATGACACAGAGTGAGTTTTTAAATGTGGTTATGCCTTTTAAAGACAAGTTATACAGGCTTGCCAAGAGGCTGCTGGTTTCTTCCGAAGAGGCTGAAGATGCAACTCAGGAGATACTGATGAAATTATGGTCTAAGAAAAAGAGAATTGGGGCTTATCGCAATGTTGAAGCGTTTGCCATGACCATGACCAAGAATTTTTGCCTTGATCGACTTAAATCTAAGCAATCAGGTAACCTAAAGCTGGTACACAGTAATTACGCCGACAACCAAAGCTCGCTGCAAAATGAGGTAGAAGTACACGACAGTGTGGAGTGGGTGGAAAGAATTATGGAATCTTTGCCTGACCAGCAGAAAATGGTCTTGCAATTAAGAGATATAGAAGCGTACAGCTACGAAGAAATATCTGAAATGCTGGATATGAAGCCCACCGCCGTTAGAGTGGCGCTATCCAGAGCCAGGAAAACCGTAAGAGAACAATTAGTAGAAAAGCACAACTATGGAATTAGTTAG
- a CDS encoding SIR2 family NAD-dependent protein deacylase, giving the protein MKKKIVVLSGAGMSADSGLKTFRDADGLWEGHDVMEVASPQGFRAQPQLVLQFYNERRRQLLQVEPNAGHKALVELELKYDVQIITQNVDDLHERAGSSRVLHLHGELFKVRSTAPPYKVYEWKKDLNIGDYCEMSHQLRPHIVWFGEEVPLLPKAADLTSQADILIIVGTSLQVYPAASLMYYARRGVPTYLIDPKPALTHSSDLNLKLIASKASEGVPELVSSLLN; this is encoded by the coding sequence ATGAAGAAGAAGATAGTTGTGCTTTCAGGCGCAGGAATGAGTGCAGACAGCGGATTAAAGACCTTTAGAGATGCTGACGGACTCTGGGAAGGGCACGACGTAATGGAAGTGGCCTCACCTCAGGGTTTTAGAGCACAACCGCAATTGGTTTTACAATTTTATAATGAACGAAGGCGGCAATTACTTCAGGTAGAACCCAATGCCGGACATAAAGCACTCGTCGAGCTAGAATTGAAGTACGATGTTCAAATCATCACCCAGAATGTAGACGATCTTCATGAACGTGCAGGGAGCAGTAGAGTTCTTCATTTGCATGGGGAATTGTTTAAAGTACGCAGCACTGCCCCTCCTTACAAAGTTTATGAATGGAAGAAAGATCTGAATATCGGGGATTATTGCGAAATGAGTCATCAATTAAGACCGCATATTGTCTGGTTTGGTGAAGAAGTACCTTTGTTACCTAAAGCGGCTGATCTCACCTCGCAGGCCGATATCCTTATCATAGTGGGAACCTCCCTTCAGGTGTATCCCGCAGCTTCACTCATGTATTACGCCAGACGGGGGGTGCCAACTTACCTTATAGATCCGAAACCGGCATTGACCCATAGTAGTGATCTCAATCTTAAGCTGATTGCCAGCAAAGCTTCAGAAGGTGTTCCAGAACTGGTGTCTTCCTTATTGAATTAA
- a CDS encoding carboxypeptidase-like regulatory domain-containing protein: MKLKFFTIVLLVGSYLTFAQEETSEVILQEFKAQVINAQTEEALESVHVVNLNQVIGTITDTEGQFTIQAAVNDTLYFSYLGFKSQKIRVTNDMFKFMDTKIALTELAYALEEVIVRPYQLTGYLEIDVKNLPINTSYQYSISGLSKSYEAGSKNPSAVTKVLGAILNPADLLRNLFGKKPNQMRKLRLIKEDDEIRDLLASKFDRETLTELLQLEKVDIEDILSNCNFSKSFIRTANDLQILDAISSCYEEYKVLNRKS, translated from the coding sequence ATGAAGTTAAAATTCTTTACTATCGTTTTATTAGTAGGCAGTTACCTGACATTCGCCCAGGAGGAAACTTCTGAAGTGATTTTACAGGAATTCAAAGCTCAGGTGATAAATGCCCAAACCGAAGAAGCACTCGAAAGTGTTCACGTAGTTAATCTCAACCAGGTCATAGGAACCATCACCGATACTGAGGGCCAATTTACGATTCAGGCCGCCGTCAATGACACCTTGTATTTTTCATATTTGGGATTTAAGTCACAAAAGATCAGAGTCACCAATGATATGTTCAAATTTATGGACACTAAAATTGCCCTGACAGAACTGGCATATGCCCTGGAAGAGGTCATCGTTCGTCCATACCAGCTTACAGGCTATCTCGAAATAGACGTGAAAAATCTACCGATCAATACTTCTTATCAGTACAGTATTTCGGGACTTTCCAAGAGTTACGAGGCTGGCAGTAAAAATCCCAGTGCGGTAACCAAAGTTTTAGGGGCGATCCTGAATCCGGCTGACCTGCTCAGAAATTTGTTTGGGAAAAAGCCCAACCAAATGAGAAAACTTCGCCTGATCAAGGAGGATGACGAAATCAGGGATCTTCTAGCCTCAAAATTTGACCGGGAGACGCTTACAGAACTCCTACAGCTTGAGAAAGTGGATATTGAAGATATCCTTTCCAACTGTAATTTTTCTAAGTCTTTTATCAGAACAGCCAACGATCTGCAAATACTCGATGCCATTAGTAGTTGTTATGAAGAGTATAAAGTTCTTAACAGGAAAAGCTAG
- a CDS encoding DUF4252 domain-containing protein, producing the protein MKKLFTTLPIIGLFLLMGCSSTQSLQEYYVDSAENPNFISLDLPASILNLDEVDLSEEQRTAVESLRKLNILAFKKTASNASEYEVEKGKVNAILKNSDFKELMKLNSTYGKGFVKYLGEDDAIDEVIIYGNSNEKGFALVRVLGKDMNPAHLLKLMQAIQKSDYSGEGLGEIGQFLKG; encoded by the coding sequence ATGAAAAAATTATTCACAACCCTACCAATAATAGGTCTGTTCCTGCTTATGGGATGTTCTTCAACCCAAAGCCTGCAGGAGTATTACGTAGACAGCGCAGAGAATCCTAATTTTATTTCTCTAGACCTCCCTGCCAGTATCTTAAACCTTGACGAAGTAGATCTTTCAGAAGAACAGCGCACAGCCGTTGAGTCCTTGAGAAAGCTCAACATTCTGGCATTTAAAAAAACCGCCTCAAACGCTTCGGAATACGAAGTGGAAAAGGGTAAGGTGAATGCCATTCTTAAAAACTCTGACTTTAAAGAGTTGATGAAACTGAATTCAACTTACGGCAAAGGATTTGTAAAATACCTGGGGGAAGATGACGCCATAGATGAGGTTATTATTTATGGCAACAGCAATGAAAAGGGATTTGCACTGGTACGAGTTCTGGGGAAGGATATGAATCCTGCCCATTTGTTGAAATTGATGCAAGCCATTCAGAAATCAGATTACTCAGGGGAAGGACTTGGTGAAATAGGCCAGTTCCTCAAAGGATAG
- a CDS encoding alpha-amylase family glycosyl hydrolase has product MFIGLKYGESSSNTLLHEKVLAVVCFLCLFASCKPKPETTDQIALQNEVKVETLEEIIPFRWEAANVYFLLTDRFNNGNPENDTNFERTNETGPLRGFMGGDIQGITQKIEEGYFTDLGINAIWFTPVVEQVHGDTDEGTGNTYAYHGYWAKDWTSLDPNFGTRKDLENMVRKAHEKGIRILMDVVLNHTGPVTDKDPVWPTEWVITEPKCTFESYETTTACTLVENLPDIRTNSDTAVELPDNLLAKWKEEGRLSMELDELQLFFDRTGYPRAPRFYIIKWLSDYVNELGIDGFRVDTVKHADEKAWAELYKEASYAFENWKKKHQDRVLDDTPFYMVGEVYNYGISGGREFDFGDKKVDYFANGFNSLINFELKTDANKSYEEIFKKYSSLIHTKLKGAGVMNYLTSHDDGSPFDKEREKPFFSANVLLLTPGTSQVYYGDETSRDLSIEGTVGDATLRSFMNWEQLDSPDTREVLTHWQKLGKFRSRHPAIGAGKHKRLAKKPYVFSRTYTDGDYKDKVVVGLDLPKGKKLLWVKGFFGDGTQLYDTYSETLVEVKKGSVTLDNPYSVALLELAQ; this is encoded by the coding sequence TTGTTTATTGGCCTGAAGTATGGAGAGTCTTCCTCAAATACTCTGCTTCATGAAAAAGTACTGGCCGTAGTGTGCTTTCTATGCTTGTTTGCTTCATGTAAACCCAAACCTGAGACCACAGACCAGATCGCTCTCCAAAACGAAGTGAAGGTTGAAACACTAGAAGAGATTATTCCGTTTCGCTGGGAAGCAGCCAATGTTTATTTTCTTCTTACAGACCGCTTTAATAACGGAAATCCTGAAAATGACACCAACTTTGAAAGGACCAATGAAACAGGACCACTCAGAGGATTTATGGGAGGTGATATTCAAGGAATTACGCAGAAGATAGAAGAGGGGTACTTTACAGATCTGGGAATCAACGCTATTTGGTTTACACCAGTTGTGGAACAGGTCCACGGTGATACAGATGAAGGTACCGGTAACACTTATGCTTATCACGGCTACTGGGCCAAGGACTGGACCTCTCTCGATCCCAACTTCGGAACCCGAAAAGACCTTGAGAACATGGTCAGAAAAGCTCATGAAAAGGGTATTCGAATCCTAATGGATGTAGTATTAAATCATACTGGTCCGGTGACTGACAAAGACCCAGTTTGGCCGACTGAATGGGTGATTACAGAACCTAAATGCACCTTTGAAAGTTACGAGACCACTACCGCATGTACACTGGTTGAAAATCTCCCGGATATCAGAACAAATTCTGATACCGCTGTGGAGTTACCCGACAATCTGTTGGCGAAATGGAAGGAAGAAGGCCGACTGAGTATGGAACTCGATGAGTTGCAGCTTTTCTTTGACAGAACAGGTTATCCCAGAGCCCCGCGTTTCTACATTATTAAATGGTTGTCAGATTATGTAAACGAACTCGGGATCGATGGCTTTAGGGTGGATACGGTAAAACACGCTGATGAAAAGGCCTGGGCAGAACTGTATAAAGAAGCCTCTTACGCCTTCGAAAATTGGAAAAAGAAACATCAGGATCGGGTTCTGGATGACACTCCCTTTTATATGGTTGGCGAAGTGTATAATTACGGCATCTCGGGGGGCCGCGAATTCGATTTCGGAGATAAGAAAGTAGATTATTTCGCCAATGGGTTTAACAGTCTGATCAACTTCGAGCTGAAAACAGACGCTAATAAAAGCTACGAAGAGATTTTTAAAAAATATAGTTCCCTGATTCACACCAAACTGAAAGGGGCCGGTGTTATGAATTACCTCACCTCACATGATGATGGCAGTCCTTTTGACAAGGAGAGAGAAAAGCCTTTCTTCTCGGCCAATGTATTACTGCTTACACCCGGAACTTCACAGGTGTATTACGGGGACGAAACGTCCAGAGATCTCTCCATCGAAGGCACAGTGGGAGATGCCACACTCAGATCTTTTATGAATTGGGAGCAGTTAGATAGTCCCGACACCAGGGAAGTACTCACGCATTGGCAAAAGCTTGGTAAGTTCAGAAGTCGGCACCCTGCCATCGGTGCCGGTAAACACAAGAGGCTAGCCAAAAAACCTTATGTCTTTAGTCGGACCTACACCGATGGGGATTACAAGGATAAAGTGGTGGTTGGCCTGGATCTACCAAAGGGTAAAAAATTACTTTGGGTAAAAGGGTTTTTTGGAGACGGGACCCAATTGTACGATACCTATTCGGAAACACTTGTGGAAGTTAAAAAGGGTAGCGTAACTCTTGACAACCCGTATTCAGTGGCCCTTTTAGAATTGGCTCAATAA
- a CDS encoding TrmH family RNA methyltransferase, with product MEDVKLLNYLETFVSEKRLQRFEEVLNWRTRYITVVMEDVYHQHNASAVIRSADIFGIQDVHLIERRFTDRLDKKIALGAQKWTDIHKHSDTEECIQSLRHKGFRILATTSKPNAKTLEEIPIDQKMAFVFGTEKEGLSEDALAKADELIHIPMVGFTESLNVSVAAAIVLHQMTQKLRSSEQCWRLSKEEKAVIRADWIKKSIKNIDKIVARFHKGI from the coding sequence ATGGAGGATGTTAAGCTTCTTAATTACCTCGAGACCTTTGTTTCCGAGAAGCGTCTTCAGCGGTTTGAAGAGGTGCTGAATTGGCGTACCCGATATATTACCGTGGTCATGGAGGATGTATACCATCAGCATAATGCCAGTGCGGTGATTCGTTCTGCCGATATCTTTGGAATCCAGGATGTACATCTTATTGAACGGAGATTTACTGACCGACTGGATAAAAAAATAGCGCTTGGCGCTCAAAAATGGACCGATATTCATAAACACAGTGATACTGAGGAGTGTATTCAAAGTTTGAGGCATAAGGGATTCAGGATCCTGGCAACGACCTCCAAACCCAACGCTAAGACGCTTGAAGAAATACCGATTGATCAAAAGATGGCTTTTGTTTTCGGTACTGAAAAAGAAGGCCTTTCAGAGGATGCGCTGGCGAAAGCTGATGAGCTCATACACATTCCAATGGTAGGTTTTACTGAAAGTCTCAATGTTTCTGTGGCCGCAGCCATAGTTTTACATCAGATGACCCAAAAATTACGTAGTTCCGAACAGTGCTGGCGACTCAGTAAGGAAGAAAAAGCAGTGATCAGGGCCGATTGGATCAAAAAATCAATAAAGAATATTGACAAAATTGTAGCGCGATTCCACAAAGGGATTTAG
- a CDS encoding non-canonical purine NTP diphosphatase, with product MELVFATHNLNKAKEILLQLPSQIHLITLRDIGCLEEIQETASTLQGNALLKASYVKEKYGFSCFADDTGLEVLALEGAPGVYSARYAGEPKNEAANMAKLLNELKGKKDRRAQFTTVIALCSDHGNHFFKGEVKGLITEKARGSNGFGYDPVFQPEGFDRTFAELSLEEKNQISHRARAFSKLLEFLRALS from the coding sequence ATGGAACTGGTATTTGCCACTCACAACCTCAATAAAGCAAAGGAAATTTTACTACAATTGCCTTCGCAAATTCACCTTATAACTTTAAGGGATATAGGCTGTTTGGAAGAAATTCAGGAGACCGCGAGCACTTTGCAGGGCAATGCGCTTTTAAAAGCCTCCTATGTGAAGGAAAAATACGGATTTTCTTGTTTTGCCGATGATACGGGCCTGGAAGTTTTAGCTCTTGAAGGCGCCCCGGGTGTTTACTCGGCACGATATGCCGGGGAACCAAAGAACGAAGCAGCAAATATGGCCAAACTCCTGAATGAGCTGAAGGGAAAGAAAGACAGAAGGGCTCAGTTTACAACCGTGATTGCCTTATGTTCTGACCATGGAAATCACTTTTTCAAAGGTGAAGTCAAGGGCCTAATCACCGAAAAAGCAAGAGGATCAAATGGTTTTGGATACGATCCGGTGTTTCAGCCTGAGGGTTTTGACAGGACCTTTGCGGAACTCAGTTTAGAAGAAAAGAACCAGATCAGTCACAGAGCCAGGGCTTTTAGCAAATTACTTGAGTTTCTAAGAGCTCTTAGCTGA
- a CDS encoding methyltransferase family protein, producing the protein MKFKLPPVVIFFIAGLLMYLLATYLPVGYFDFFGRDVLKKVLAVLAVVIACIAIIQFLRARTTTDPLTPSKAKSLVTGGIYSFSRNPMYLAMLLILIAWGLELGNAFNTLIAAGFVSVMNRIQIKYEEAALLENFGKEYRQYCLKVRRWF; encoded by the coding sequence ATGAAATTCAAACTTCCTCCGGTAGTCATTTTTTTTATTGCCGGTCTACTGATGTATCTCCTCGCGACCTATCTACCTGTAGGTTATTTTGATTTTTTTGGCCGTGACGTATTAAAAAAAGTACTCGCAGTGCTAGCCGTAGTCATTGCGTGTATTGCTATTATTCAGTTCTTACGCGCTCGTACCACCACAGATCCGTTGACACCTTCTAAGGCCAAATCGCTGGTAACCGGTGGAATTTATTCTTTTTCAAGGAACCCCATGTACCTGGCCATGCTGCTGATTCTTATCGCCTGGGGATTAGAATTGGGTAATGCCTTTAATACGCTGATAGCCGCCGGTTTTGTTTCTGTCATGAACAGAATTCAGATAAAATACGAAGAGGCTGCACTACTCGAGAATTTTGGTAAGGAATACCGGCAATATTGTTTAAAAGTAAGACGCTGGTTTTAA
- a CDS encoding DEAD/DEAH box helicase codes for MNSFKALGLNNALLQAIEDLGFETPSEVQEKTIPILLQDESDLVALAQTGTGKTAAFGFPLIQKIESESRTTQGLILSPTRELCLQITNEIQLYSKYVKGLNIVAIYGGASIIEQARQIKRGAQIIVATPGRMKDMIGRGMIDISKIDYCILDEADEMLNMGFYEDIKDILSTTPKEKSTWLFSATMPKEVATIAKKFMHQPKEVTVGAKNSGVDTVQHEYYVVGGRDRYEALKRLADANPGIFSVVFCRTKRDTQRVAEKLIEDGYNAGALHGDLSQNQRDLVMNSFRKKQIQMLVATDVAARGIDVDDISHVINYQLPDEIETYTHRSGRTGRAGKSGISMVIITRSELRKIKTIENIIKQKFDPKQIPSGMEICEIQLYHLASKIRDTKINEEVDHYLPAIHDVLEGIDREELIKKIVSVEFTRFFAYYSRVKDLNSVESSGKGKASSGSKGSDFNDNGSVRYFVNVGERDGYDWMSLKDFLRDTLNIGKDDVFRVDVKDSFSFFNTDASLTDQILSTFKDFKVDGRFVNVEVSKSPEGGGRKGKDKGRRKNKDKRRSDTKDRSYNKSGGRRTGKRRSKKRDGFY; via the coding sequence ATGAATTCATTTAAAGCGCTGGGGCTCAACAACGCCCTGCTGCAAGCTATTGAAGATTTAGGGTTTGAAACCCCATCCGAGGTCCAGGAAAAAACAATTCCAATTCTTTTACAGGACGAATCAGACCTCGTAGCCCTTGCCCAAACAGGTACAGGGAAAACTGCCGCATTTGGCTTCCCTCTCATTCAGAAAATTGAAAGCGAAAGCAGAACCACCCAGGGTCTGATCCTTTCCCCAACACGAGAGCTTTGTCTACAGATTACCAATGAGATACAACTGTACTCAAAATACGTGAAAGGGCTCAATATTGTAGCGATTTACGGAGGTGCCAGTATCATTGAGCAAGCCAGACAGATCAAAAGAGGGGCACAGATTATTGTTGCCACTCCCGGAAGGATGAAAGATATGATCGGGCGTGGAATGATTGATATCAGCAAAATAGATTATTGCATCCTCGATGAAGCCGATGAGATGTTGAACATGGGCTTTTATGAGGATATCAAGGACATTCTTTCCACTACACCTAAAGAGAAATCAACCTGGTTGTTTTCGGCTACCATGCCTAAAGAGGTTGCCACCATCGCCAAGAAATTTATGCATCAGCCTAAGGAAGTTACTGTGGGGGCAAAAAATTCAGGTGTGGACACCGTTCAGCACGAATATTATGTGGTTGGCGGTAGAGATCGTTATGAGGCTCTCAAACGTCTTGCTGATGCAAATCCCGGTATATTTTCCGTGGTCTTTTGCCGAACAAAACGTGACACTCAGAGGGTTGCAGAAAAACTTATAGAAGACGGGTACAATGCCGGTGCCTTGCACGGCGACCTTAGTCAGAACCAGCGCGATCTGGTCATGAATTCTTTTCGTAAAAAACAGATCCAAATGCTCGTAGCTACGGATGTGGCTGCCAGGGGTATTGATGTAGATGACATATCACATGTTATCAACTACCAGCTTCCTGATGAAATTGAAACTTACACCCATAGAAGCGGGCGAACAGGAAGGGCAGGTAAATCTGGGATCTCTATGGTGATCATCACCAGGAGTGAGCTCCGTAAGATCAAGACCATTGAAAATATAATCAAGCAGAAATTCGACCCCAAACAGATCCCGTCCGGAATGGAGATCTGTGAAATCCAATTGTATCATCTTGCGAGTAAGATTAGGGATACCAAAATTAACGAAGAAGTTGACCATTACCTTCCGGCCATACATGATGTTCTGGAGGGAATAGATCGCGAAGAATTGATCAAAAAGATTGTTTCTGTAGAATTCACAAGGTTCTTTGCTTATTACAGTCGGGTTAAAGACCTCAACAGTGTCGAAAGTTCAGGCAAGGGCAAAGCATCGTCCGGCTCAAAAGGATCTGATTTTAATGACAATGGTTCTGTACGATACTTCGTAAACGTTGGGGAAAGGGACGGATACGACTGGATGTCTTTAAAGGACTTTTTAAGAGACACACTAAACATTGGCAAAGATGATGTTTTCCGGGTAGACGTAAAGGACAGCTTTTCCTTTTTTAACACCGATGCCTCACTCACTGATCAGATCCTCAGTACGTTTAAAGATTTTAAAGTCGACGGCAGATTCGTCAACGTAGAAGTTTCTAAAAGTCCGGAAGGTGGCGGTCGCAAAGGAAAAGACAAAGGAAGGCGCAAGAATAAAGACAAAAGGAGGAGTGATACTAAAGATCGTTCCTACAATAAAAGTGGTGGGCGAAGAACCGGAAAGCGGAGAAGTAAAAAGAGGGACGGCTTTTATTAG
- a CDS encoding DUF4252 domain-containing protein, whose product MKKYVLIIALALLPFAGFSQSIFDKFEDMDEVSSVIVNKNMFDLLVKMDVNVDEPEAREAMDIAKSLNGLKVFVTENKGISADMKSTVDRYLKNASLEELMRVKDKDANVKFYIRKGKDEDHVSELLMFVTGIKNADVEINDRKIETVLLTLTGDIDLTKIGALTKKMNLPEELNQIEKQKK is encoded by the coding sequence ATGAAAAAGTATGTATTAATAATCGCTTTAGCCTTGTTACCATTTGCAGGCTTCTCCCAGTCAATCTTTGATAAGTTTGAAGATATGGACGAGGTGAGTTCGGTGATCGTCAACAAAAACATGTTCGATCTCCTTGTAAAAATGGATGTCAATGTTGATGAACCCGAAGCTAGAGAGGCGATGGACATTGCAAAAAGTCTCAATGGGTTAAAGGTTTTTGTGACCGAAAACAAGGGAATATCTGCCGATATGAAGTCTACTGTAGACCGTTATCTGAAAAATGCCTCCCTGGAAGAACTGATGAGGGTAAAGGACAAAGACGCCAATGTGAAATTCTATATCCGCAAGGGTAAGGATGAAGACCATGTAAGTGAATTACTTATGTTCGTTACAGGTATTAAGAACGCCGATGTTGAAATCAACGATCGCAAGATTGAAACGGTATTGTTAACTCTTACCGGAGATATCGATCTTACCAAGATTGGGGCATTGACCAAGAAAATGAACTTACCTGAGGAATTAAATCAGATTGAGAAACAGAAAAAGTAA
- the purB gene encoding adenylosuccinate lyase, which translates to MSSNTNLVSEIKAISPVDGRYKSKVSSLISFFSEEALMKYRVRVEIEYFISLTRIPLPQLKSFPSSKWEELRNIYLSFSTDDALEIKEIERTTNHDVKAVEYFIKSRFDKLDINEFKEFIHFGLTSQDINNTAIPLSLHEAMMAVYMPQYNELLKSIEDRAKEWANVPMLARTHGQAASPTRLGKEFDVFATRLREQLKFLEQIPHASKFGGATGNYNAHKVAYPDIDWKAFGKSFVEGELGLYHSFPTTQIEHYDHMASLFDCLKRINTILIDLNRDLWTYISMDYFKQKIKEGEVGSSAMPHKVNPIDFENAEGNLGMANAIFEHLSSKLPVSRLQRDLTDSTVLRNIGVPFAHTLIAFQSTLKGLGKLLLNSQKIESDLENNWAVVAEAIQTILRREGYPNPYEALKELTRTNEAITQGSISSFIDTLKVSEEIKKELKAINPGNYTGI; encoded by the coding sequence ATGAGTTCAAACACCAATCTCGTTTCAGAAATAAAGGCCATATCCCCGGTTGACGGTCGTTATAAAAGTAAAGTCTCTTCTCTAATTTCCTTTTTTTCGGAAGAAGCACTGATGAAATACCGAGTGCGGGTAGAGATAGAATACTTTATCTCCCTTACGCGCATTCCTCTGCCCCAATTAAAGTCTTTTCCATCTTCAAAATGGGAAGAACTCAGGAATATTTATCTCTCCTTTAGTACAGACGATGCCCTTGAGATTAAAGAGATAGAACGGACAACAAATCACGACGTAAAGGCGGTTGAATATTTTATAAAATCAAGATTTGATAAGCTTGATATAAACGAGTTTAAAGAATTTATACATTTTGGATTAACCTCTCAGGATATCAACAACACTGCCATTCCTCTGTCCCTTCACGAGGCGATGATGGCAGTTTATATGCCTCAATATAATGAGTTGCTCAAGTCTATTGAAGACAGAGCAAAAGAATGGGCAAACGTCCCTATGCTGGCACGTACCCACGGCCAGGCGGCCTCCCCTACTCGTCTAGGCAAGGAATTTGACGTTTTTGCCACACGCCTCCGGGAGCAATTAAAATTTCTCGAGCAGATTCCACATGCGAGTAAGTTTGGCGGCGCAACGGGGAATTACAATGCACACAAAGTAGCCTACCCGGATATTGATTGGAAAGCATTTGGGAAATCTTTTGTCGAAGGGGAATTGGGCCTTTACCATTCCTTTCCCACTACACAAATCGAACATTACGATCATATGGCGTCTTTGTTCGACTGTCTGAAAAGGATCAATACCATCCTGATCGATCTGAACAGAGATCTATGGACCTATATTTCGATGGATTATTTTAAACAAAAGATCAAAGAAGGGGAAGTAGGTTCATCTGCCATGCCCCACAAGGTAAATCCTATAGACTTTGAGAACGCTGAGGGCAACTTAGGCATGGCGAATGCTATTTTTGAACATCTGTCATCCAAATTACCTGTATCCAGATTACAGCGCGATCTTACAGACAGTACTGTTTTGAGGAATATTGGGGTTCCTTTTGCCCACACTCTTATTGCCTTCCAGTCTACTCTTAAGGGTCTTGGTAAACTCTTGCTCAACTCCCAAAAGATCGAATCGGACCTGGAAAACAACTGGGCGGTAGTGGCAGAGGCCATACAAACCATTCTAAGACGCGAAGGCTACCCAAACCCCTACGAAGCCCTGAAGGAGCTCACAAGGACTAACGAGGCTATTACACAAGGCTCAATCTCCAGTTTTATTGACACCTTAAAAGTGTCAGAGGAGATAAAAAAAGAACTCAAGGCAATTAACCCCGGGAATTACACAGGTATCTAG